The proteins below are encoded in one region of Streptomyces cyanogenus:
- the grpE gene encoding nucleotide exchange factor GrpE yields MDGARTTSTSEVERLLQERTADLQRVKAEYDNYRKRVRRDRMAVREIAVANVLTALLPVVDAVDRACAHEPLTPGLKDIADTLRTRLGSLGLEAFGEEGEPFDPACHEAVVHRAAPGAERLVCAEILRPGYRIGDRLLRPAYVAVGGSP; encoded by the coding sequence ATGGACGGGGCGCGGACGACGAGCACCAGTGAGGTGGAGCGCCTGCTCCAGGAGCGCACCGCCGATCTGCAGAGGGTGAAGGCGGAGTACGACAACTACCGCAAGCGGGTGCGGCGGGACCGCATGGCCGTGCGCGAGATCGCCGTCGCCAACGTGCTGACCGCGCTGCTCCCGGTGGTGGACGCCGTGGACCGGGCCTGTGCGCACGAGCCGCTCACGCCCGGTCTGAAGGACATCGCCGACACGCTGCGCACGCGGCTGGGATCGCTGGGGCTGGAGGCGTTCGGGGAGGAGGGCGAGCCGTTCGACCCGGCGTGCCACGAGGCGGTGGTGCACCGTGCGGCCCCGGGCGCCGAGCGGCTGGTCTGCGCGGAGATCCTGCGCCCCGGCTACCGGATCGGCGACCGGCTGCTGCGGCCCGCGTACGTGGCGGTCGGCGGGTCGCCATGA